Sequence from the Rhea pennata isolate bPtePen1 chromosome 16, bPtePen1.pri, whole genome shotgun sequence genome:
TCTCAAATACTCCCGTGTcacctggcagcactgcaggatagagctctgcctctgctgcagagcctggcaGACGCTGTTCTTGCTGCCAGGTGGCTAATACTGCTGGGAAGCTGTTTGGCTTTTTCCAAATCCTCCCTACGTAgcctgttttttaaatatgcagtaCAATATCAGAGCAGCCCTACAAAAGCTTACAGCCTCTCCATCAGCTCAGTTTTCCCTGTTGCACACAAATCTACATATCCCCTAGGCCTATCATGCACAGCCGTACACTCAGGCAGCTGGAGGTACCCCAGAGTCTcctccagcagagcagcagcacccaCCTATCATTTGCTTCTGCTCCTGAGGAGGGGCTGCTGCAAGCATGGATGCTGTCAGCGGCTCCTGCCCCTGAACGTGCACAGCAGGCTCTCCGACCTGGATAAAAAccacagaacagcagcagtcaGAAAGGCTGGAAATGATGTGCAAGCTAGTTCACACGCACTGGGGTTACTACGCAACGAGGGCTGCAGAGATCTGTTGCAGAAAGccaggaggaaggcaggacagagctGCTGTGTTATCTTAGCATCTAACTCTGCAGAAACAGTGCTGGGCCCCAAACTCAAATGCAATGGGGTATTTTGCCTCGTGGAGCTTCTGATGCAGGCTTTGCCACTGCCTTTCTGCATCCCAGTTCCAGCTTTCAGGGAAGCTGGAACCACGTATCACAGTCACACAGCTACAGGACCTGGATCTTTATGTCTAGCTAAGCAGGCAGCCCCCAGGGAAAGGCCCCATGGCACCGAAGCTAAACAGAGCCGCAGGATCCCCGGGGGAGGGCGGAGGTGGAAATCCACCCCGCCCACCCAAGCAGGGCCAGCATCACTCTGGAGACAGCCACAGCCTGAGATCTCTGCACCGAAGGCAGAGGCGTTACCTGCTGAGCCGACACGGACGTCACGTTCCCCATCGGCTGGATGTTCCTCACGGCCGAGGAGTACTTGTACTGCTGCGCGCCCCGCGGCAGGGTAGGCGAGGAGGGTACTCGAGCACTGACTGTCTGGGTCCCTATGTTGGCTGCAATGCAGACAGGAGCATTTATAAGGAAGGGTCAGTTAAATACATATCTGCACCAAGGCTTAGCAGGCCAATGCACTCAGCAAGACGGCCTAAGGCTCCCCGCTCAGGCTCAAAGCAGCCCACAGGCTGCCCCAGCAGGGCAAGCGGGGCACTGTCCTGTCCACCGGATCCTGAAGGGTTCTTGCTTTTGAGTAGGAGCTGGCAGAGGCACCTATGCCTTGTCATCTTGCCTAGGCAAACATCCATCTACTTCAGAAGCCAAAGGACAAGCCGGTGCCCCACTAAGAACTGAGATGAAACAGCCAAACACTCCTGTTCTCCCTGCTACCAGCACAGTCTTGCTTTCCTTGCGCAGGGATGTGAGTCAAAacgaaaaaataaaacaacacacacacaagggCAACAGCAGAGACAAAGGAATGATCAGGGACATCAGCAGGCAACATTCGATTTAAAGCAGCAATCAAACATCCAGCTcccaagggaagcagcagcagcacaaccACCAGACAAGGCTCAAGTGACCAGGGAAAGCCCCATCCCTCCCTCTGCCAGCACCTCGGCTGCAGGAGCCCTGGCAGAAGAAAATCCTCTCTGGTACCTGTCTTGCCTGCTTCGACAATAAAAGGCTCAAAGCCAAAGAGGGCTAAAATCACACAAAGGCTGGGGGGCTGTTAGCAGACACACAGCCCTACCAGATGGTCCCACCCTTCAGGGAACCTCAGGCTTTTATCTGCTCACCACGTGCACGGCCTCCACCCCGCATCATTTATGCCTCTCCTCAAATCCTGCCTGCGAAGCAGATGGGAAGAACAGTGACCTACTTGCATGTGTCTTCCAGTCTGGGCCTATCCGGCTCAGCAAGCCTCCTCGTCACTCAAGCTAACGCAAGCAGCAGAGAAGTAATGGGACAGACAAGGGCCTGAAGTTCTACAGGTCCCAGGGTGAGATATACTTGTCCTGAATGCAGTATCCACTCAAGCAACGCTGTCAACATCCCCTCCCAGGGCCTGGAGAAAGCACAGACACGTCCTGCTGGCAGGATGGACAGGACACTGCTGGTTTGGTGCCTTGGTCACACAGGGACAGCTGCACCAAAGCAAGGCACTGGGGAAAACATcagcaaaatctgtttttcagaccATAGCCCCAAATAGTTCTAACATGAACATGCTTTATTGGAGTCTCACAGCCTTGGCAGCTTTTCAGCTAGAGCAGATAAGAGCTTTCACTTTAGTCCAGAAGGTCTTCTCACAGTTTGTCTCTCTCAGCCTTAGTCTGAGCACTGTCTAGGCTGCCACAGCTACACCACCATCTTTAACAAATGCACGTAAGGAGCAGCCAACAAGACCAACCTGTTCCATTACCTACAAGACCATGACCTTCCCCAAAAGTTGCACACATTTACTACAAACACTGCTCCAGTCCCACGACAGAGGGCACCATCTGGACTCCTTCACAATCACACAAACTGATCCATCTTCGGAGGCAGAGATAAGCTTGTAGCAAACACCCTTGCCAACGCGCATCCGCTACGGTGAAGTTCAAGCCAGGTCCTTCCTCCACTCACCCACTCTTTGGGCCTGGGGAGGCACGCGAGGCACTTGGGTGGATGCCTGTCTCATGGTGCTGATGTTGGACAGCAGGCGCCGGGGCGGTGCGGCAGCCCTCAAGATCGGGGTAGCTGCAGGATACGCTGCTGTAGAGATGGAGCACAGTTAACAAAGCTCCCTGTGGTGGAGGCATGGAAGGAAACATGCTGGGAAGCATCTACCGGCTGGGAAAAGCATGGGACTGCCTTGTCTCTGGAGTCAACCCAAACCGCTCTTCCTCCCCGTGCTTGTCACCAGTGACCATGCATCAAGACACCTGACAGTCCTCCAGGCAATGGTTTCCCACAGCTACAcgttttgtgctgtttttagAGAGATCTCAATTCCTAAACTAGCCCAGCACCAGAGAATCAGAAAGAAACCAGATTGGAGCAGCCCTGTTCTACACACGCAGGGAGAGACAGACTCACTCACGGGGAGGCCTGGAAGGCTGCGCACTCCAACGAGTGGCGGGGCGGACTGGGACAACTGGGCTGGGACTGTAGAAAGTAGCTCTGGTTTGTGGCTATGAAAGGAGAACACGTTATCTAAGGTGACTTGTGAGCAGAGGCAAGTCAGATGTAACGCAGAGCGTCCCAGCAGCCACTGCACGCAGACAGGCGAAACAAGACCATGCTCCACAGGGTCCTGGAGTGTTTTAAAGATCTGCTTCCAGTTCTTTGGCCTGGACTCATTCCTTCCAACAATTTCACTTTTCTCGTCCCAACGTGCTTTTGTACCTCTATAACACTTCTCCCTCTCCCAATTTCATTAGGGACTCTTGCCCACGTTCCTACCCTTCTACCACACTTCTCCACACCCTCCTATGCTAAGCAGGGAGCGGGCTACTAAACACCCAGCTCACCTGCAAGCCACCAGCCTTTCTGGAAGTCTGGCCACTTACTCCAAGGCCTGGGCCTGTATGAAACCAACAGGCACTTCACACCCGTGCAAAATGGCCTGTGCTCCTTGGCCTGAGATTAGCCTGTGCAGCACAGGGCACTCCAGAAGCTGTCAGTGGATCAAGGAAGCCAATGAGGACACTGGACCTACACCTCCATCAGGGGACCAAGATAATTCTAATGGGGAATGGTTATACTTCAGAGGAGCGTGCTGTAGGTCAGCGTGAAACACCAACGGGAAGGATCAGCTGAGCTAACTCATCAGAGCCACCATCGTCTTTCTCagtatgttctttttttgcGGAGGGTACACCATTCTGCCAAAACTCCCCCTCTCCAGCCCTCAGCAAATTTGGGTCCCTGTGCTGAGGCTGCCATTGGGGAATGTGAGCAAGGACTCACCTGAGGGATGGGGGGTAGGAAATACCCCGCCGGGGGCTGGAAGGAGCCAAGGAGAGGGCCAGGCAGGGCCCTCATGGTAGCTAATCTCTGCATATACTGGTTGGTGAGAATTGCTTTCcgttcttcttttctttgtgcaaGTGCAACATAGAGAGGCTTAGTGCTGACAATCCGTCCATTCATTTCTGTCACGGCCTTAGTAGCCTCTTCTGGGgaggaaaaacatacaaatcCAAACCCTTTGCTGTGTCCACCCTCTGTCATCACCTAAAATTGGATTAGAACAACACAGCTAAGTGCACAGATCACCACATGCCATCCGCGAATCACAGAGTGGTCGGGGCAGGGGACGCGCGACACGTGGCCACCAGCACAAGTGGGGACCAGGCTCTGCCACACCAAGCTGGCAGCAGGATCTCCAAGCTGGGGCATGAGCAACAGGCACCGACTGCATCTGCCACGTGCAGGATGGGACAGCTCGACCTGGGGCCGTGCTGCAGGTCACTCCTGGCTAGGCAAGGCTGGCAGGGGCTGAGCCCACTGCGGCTCTGCAGAGGTTTCtccagggagaggggagaattTGGTCAGATGAAATGCAttcatttgcaaaaacaaagaTATCAGGGCCTGGGCCAGCCCCAAGATCTGCAACCTGCGATCTTTCACAGGGGTCTGTGCCAAAGTTTTGCCAGACCCCCAGGCCAGCAATGCTCTAGCACCTAATGCCTTTGGAGCAAGGTTATAGATCAACACAGCACCATTCCCTGCCTAAGGGTCAAGCACAGCATGTGCTGACAGGTATTTGACCTTAAAGCCAAACCACTCTTCTGCACCCACACGCTCAGCTCTCAGGAGAAGCATTTTGGTAGCAAGACTGACACTTTTACACTGTTCCAGAAACCAAAAATGCCAGTCCATCGGCCAAGCAAATGCTGCCCTTCCCTGATCCAGCTGGGCTGCGGATCGTTTCCAGTTGTACAAATACATCACCTGGCTCCTGAACTATGCAAGAAGCTGTGCAATATTCAGAAAGATGCAACTTTAAGGTCTCATGTGCTGCAATTCATCAAGGCTGGGATAAGCCTAACTCAGTAAAATTAAAGGCACTTTGAACGAATAAACTTCAAGGCAGAGCTGGATACAAGTGACACGTGATCCTTTGTACTTAGCTTGGGGTACAAACCATCCGTGGGGGATTATAGCTGATCAGGATGATAACCCTGATCCCTTTTAAAGGGCATTGCGAAGGGCTGAGTGCAATGCCTAGCGAATCACCAGGAGCCCTAGTGACAGCCCAGGTCTCTCACCTTCGCACTGGTGATGGTGCCATACGGGGAGAACTCCTTTCTCAGCCTCTCATCATCTATTCCATCATCCAGGTTCTTCACATACAAGTTGACCCCCTGcaaacagggagaaaaacagcttaGGATCCCCCCCAGAAGTACAGCAGGCTCCCGAAGTTCACAGCAGCTTTTGAAGCTGATGCATGTACCATCAGCAGCTTAACCTGAGGGTGGGACATCCCACAGGCAGACCCTCGCCGGGGCTGCTGGGAATCACCGACATGCAGAAGAGCCAGAACTGCACACGCGCTTCGCTAACAGGCGAGACGCACTGTGTGAACAGGGCTCAGACTGTTGTGATAAGATTGCTTCAGGACCTCAGGAAGCCTCCTGCTTTCCAGGGtaacattttgatttctgtaaaaGACGACTGGTTTCTTTGCCTGCCAACACCATCCTGGGCTTGGAAGTCTCTTCCTGATACTGCTTCCCTATAGAGTGACAAGTCTGTTTTATTGCATAAATGACCCAGCACAGAGATCTGTTTGGGACAGCCCTGAACTGTCTTGAAGCTGAAGATATTCAccaaagcccagcagaagtCCTTGGTGGGAACCTGCGGGACAGAGtagctctgctctcctccccttACCTGGTACCTGCTCACTCTTTCCTGCTTGATCTGCTCAAACTTCCGTTTCAGCTCACTCTGGCGCTCCAGCCGCTTCTGGGCTCGGCCCACGTACACCATCCGCCCATTGATCTCCTTCCCGTTCATGTCAGCCACGGCCTGTCAGCAgagggaccagctctgagcaCAGCAAGATGCCACTGTGCCCAGCCCCGCTCTTCGCCCGCCACCACCGCCCAGCCCCAACCCAACTTCGCTCCTGTGGAGCGGCAGCTCCTCGCTCTGCAAGGACTTGCCCAGGCAGGGTTTGGCCATTCAGACACCTTTGCCAATACTGATACCCAGGCAAGCAAGAAGCCAGTGAATTTTCCACCCTAGGACACCAGTGGGCGGTGACATCTTAGTGGGTGACAAGCTCAgtgtgctgctctgctgagaCAGCACATCTGATCAGACCAGCTTTCCATAGCAAGGAGCCTCTTGCCTTCTGGGCTTCCTCATGCTTCTCAAAGTTGACAAATCCAAAGCCCTTTGAGCGGCCAGTGTTATCCATCATGACTTTGACACTTAGTGTCTTTCCtgcaacagaaagagaaagtatCTGTCTGAAGAAGAGCATCCACTAATGGGACACAACAGGCGCACAGAGCCTGTGCTGGAGGCACAAGCAGAGCCATCATGAGAAGTCAGGAGGGCTGCAGTGGCACAGAGCAGCCAAATGGCAGGACAGCCGGCTGGACGCTGGATACGCTGCCCCGGGACGCAGGGGAGGGAGGCTGCGCGGTGCAGTGCCTCCCTGACCAGCAAGAGGAAGGCAGCACTCAGagagctgcaggtgctggcaggGCAGCAAGGCCCCAAAAGGAGTTATGGGATCAACTGAGGAGCAACAACACACCTGTTGCTTAGAAATCCTTGTGCAGGAGATACAAAAGGCTCACACTCCATTTTTAATGCTAGAAGCTTGTGTAATGCTGACTACATTTCGGTATTTTGGTTTTTAGCTAACTCACCAACTCCAACAGTGTCATGTCCTTAAGTTGAGTGTTCACATACTACGAGTACTTTCACGTGAACCCAATGCATCTGAGCTAGCACTGGCCAAGCATAGACAGCACGGTCTGTGCATTGACACAGTGTCAAGCCCTGTCCTAAAAGGCATCCTCCACTAGAAATCCGAACTGAAAAAGCaacttttgctttaaatacagACTCAGCAACCTTTATTCCTAGGGCTCCTATAGTCAGTCTGTAGTCTGGTTTTGAAAAAGTTTCAAGAATTTTTTCTTACCATGAGGTAAGAACTTGTTTAGGGATGGCAGCCAATACAAGCTATTCTCCACCATAGCAGGAAAGTACATGTAGCACCCTCACAATTTAAGTAACTGCAGTCCTCTGGCTACATGGTATTTAAGCAAACCAGATCACATAACCAGAAGAAGGGTGCTGTATTCAATCAAGTGCCCTCCCCTGTCTTTCTTGGCCATTGCCCTTACTCCACGTGACCAGACATTAAAGCATGTTTGCTCTGGCAACTCTACTCACCAAACTTGGAGAATATTTCCCGCAGTCTGTCATCATCCATGTCATCCCCAAAGTTTTTGATGTAGACATTGGTGAATTCCATTGCCCTAGCCCCAAACTCCGCCTCACGCTCTTTGCGGGATTTAAAGTGGCCAACAAatctgcagaaagcaagcaaacatgaaACCCTCCATAGCCTCTGCAGTGGGAGGACAAACACAGGGCATCCATCCCAGTACAGGCCAGGAGAGACCCCATCACCTTCAGCAGTGGTTTGGTCACTGGTGATTCACCATGTCTTTTGCATCCAGCAACTCCAGTAGGTCTCATCTGGGTGCTTTCCCCTACACACACTCCACTTGGTACTACTGAAACAGGGTGAGCACTAATAAAGGCTCAGGCACATGCCAGGCACAGCTGAGGGCTCTCCCTCCAGGAGACCCTGGAGGGCCCAAAGAAATGCCACCACATGTGAGGTCTCTTCCTCCAAGGTACCCCCACGCCCCTTGGGCAGCGCTTGCATTTGCGAAGGAGGAGACTTACATAAGCAGCCCACAAAATCAAAGATGTAATGTAAGCAGAGGGCCAAAGAACACCAAAACCTCTTCCTGCCCCAGATTATCCTTCCCCATGGCCAAGAACCAGCACCAGTGCTGCTTTGTGGGCATTTATTATGCTGCCTCAGCGGCAAACCACAGCCCCCGGTTGGATTCCTTCCCCTTGGCCAGGAAGGTCTCCAAACCACTATTGTGCTCTCATCAATGTTCACCATGAATGACTCAGGGCTCGGGAGAGGAGAGCACAGGAGCAAAGGCAGCTCAACAGGGAAACGCaagaagggggaagggaagagacagGACACAAAGAAGCAGGAGgtagaaacagcagcagccttcGCAGGGCGCATTTCCTCCCTGAGCATGCACCAAGCAACCAGACCCCGCGAGAAGATCAGCGCCAAGGGCAGACCCACGGAGACGCTCCTCCTCCACTTACACCTTCCGGTCGTTCAGCAACATCCCATTCATGGTCTCAATGGCTCGAGTTGCTGCCTCGTGGGTCTCAAAGTGAACAAAGCCATAACCGCGGGATCCGTTCTCATCACAAACcacctgcaaaagcagagcaaggagaGTGAGAGGGGAagaataaaaagggaaaaggagacgCAATGCGCTCTGGCTTTCCCCACCTTGGGCATGAGCAAGTCCCAGGAAAATCCACCCTCCTATTCAAGGAGCAGCGAGCCTCCCTGACATCTCGCCAGAAGCCCTGCTGGGACACACATGCTCAgcctccagcagcaggagcatTTTACGCTGTACCTAAGTGCTTCTGGCTAGCTGAGGGTCAAGTGCCATCAACACAGAGCTCAGGACACACAGTCTTCTTGTACAAaggctaaataaataaataaagctacaTCTTCCCACCTAAGGCACAGAAACTTTTGGCTTCTCAACAGGCAAAGGGTGGGaatttaaaagtgaaacaaGAACACACAAATTTTAACCGGTTGGAAGATGCTGCCAAAAATCCTCAGGAAAGTCCTGTAGAAAAGCCTTGGGTTTTGCAGTGTGCACACACTCCGCACACTTACCTTGCAAGACAGGATATTGCCAAATGCCGAGAATGTATCGTACAAGGCTTTGTTATCGATGGAGTCATCCAGGTTCTTGATGAAGACGTTCCCCACCCCTGACTTCCTGAGCCCGGGGTCTCGCTGGGACCACATGATTCGAATGGGTCGGCCTTTGATCACTTCAAAATTCATGGTGTCCAGGGCTCGCTCGGCTGGCAGAAACACacatttgacagaaaaaaagtaaatataaggGGAGAGAAGAATATAATACAGACACTTCCCTGTCCACATCTTGCAGCAGCCAAGACAGGCACAGGAATCAGGCgtgctgctgcacagcagcttAACCTAAACCAGAAAAGCAATTACACAAACCCAGCGCTGCCCGTTCCAGAAACGCTGCAGCGGTGCCAGGCAGGGGGTCTGCTCTCATTATGTCCACACTGCCAGCCCCAccactgctttcattttcatctttttctgtaagaatGGACAAAGCCCATCAGACTCCCACAGGCTCATTCATTTCACTGCAGTTTCAGGTTTGGCAGCTGCCCAAGTCATTTGTGCTGTACAGAGTAATGGATTTTGGTCTCCACAGCAACTAGGCTGACACCTTCCCATTACTGCTGTCTCACTCTGAACTACAACAGCTTTCAGGTTTTCTGCCATGTACTTCAGTATTGCTGCAGTTAGATGCAGGAACAGCCCCTGCCACCAGCAGAGGTGTGGAGAAAGGGGCCTCACTTCTCCTTGGCTCCAAGCTAGAGTGCCGTCCTGCAGGAGGGCTAGCAGCCATCAGGATCAGCATCCAGAGAAGTCACTGAGCTCTGTTTTTCCACCACCTGTCCTTCCCTCTTTTGCACCACCCCAAACCCCCAGTTGTAAAGAAGTATCACCGTCAGGGCTGCATTACACAGAGCTTACCATCTGCAGGCTGCTGAAAATTTATGTAGGCGTAGCCCAGCGACCGCCGCGTTGCAACATCCCGACAGACTCTGATGGACATTATTGGCCCAGCAGGTGAGAACTTCTCATAGAGCATTGCTTCAGTCACGTCCGGGTGGAGGTCTCCCACGTAGAGAGAGGCTAACGGATATCCAGGGCCACTAGCATTCATGTTGACCACAAAGCTTAACTGCGAAGGAAGACAGACCCAGTTACTCAGGGGCAGCAAGAGCTGTTTCGcctgcaagcagagcagcattccATAGTGCTCACAGCAACCAGGGGCTCCTAGAGCAGAAACCAAAGTTGGTCCCACTGTAACAGTGGAAACCATGTGTTTCCCAAAGTAAGGGCCAGGAAAGCACCAAGGACACCACAGTTCAAGTTTTTCAGGGAACATTTCAATATTGGTGCAAAAGCCACGCTGGAGTGATTCGCACAagtcaccccccccccaacgcaCACACACCTGGGGGCCAGCAGAGAGACACAACACGTGCTCTGTGCACGTTGGCTCCTTCCTTTCAACTCCCAGGCActgagcaagaaaaataaaaggagtttCAATCCCAGGAACGAAACAGCCCTTCCCCACCACACACTTCCATTTTAATCCCTTCTAGATCATTCCTCCCTCCAGCTTGCTCTCCAGGCAGAGCAAATCCAAGAAGGACTGATCTGCTTTGATTCGGTGGAGGTTCCCTACCACCAGACCGGCTTTCCTAGGGCAACCCCAGAGCCTGCCGCCCTGCTGCTGGTCACGCTGCCGtgggcaccagccccagcacctgCTCCCCGCAGCCATCCCAGCGGAGAACAGGGCAAACAGCACGTGTCTTCACCCGGGACCTCCCAGGGACCACGTCCCAACTCCTCAGCTCGTCAGCAGGACGAAAGAGCAGACAAAGCGGTGCTCGGTCTGTCGTTATCGCTAATCCCGCATGGAACTGCGCACGAAGATGTCAGCCGCTGCTCGGGATGCAGCGAGACGCTGCTCGGGAAACAGAAGCGCGCTCCTGacccgcgggg
This genomic interval carries:
- the PABPC1L gene encoding polyadenylate-binding protein 1-like isoform X1, whose translation is MNASGPGYPLASLYVGDLHPDVTEAMLYEKFSPAGPIMSIRVCRDVATRRSLGYAYINFQQPADAERALDTMNFEVIKGRPIRIMWSQRDPGLRKSGVGNVFIKNLDDSIDNKALYDTFSAFGNILSCKVVCDENGSRGYGFVHFETHEAATRAIETMNGMLLNDRKVFVGHFKSRKEREAEFGARAMEFTNVYIKNFGDDMDDDRLREIFSKFGKTLSVKVMMDNTGRSKGFGFVNFEKHEEAQKAVADMNGKEINGRMVYVGRAQKRLERQSELKRKFEQIKQERVSRYQGVNLYVKNLDDGIDDERLRKEFSPYGTITSAKVMTEGGHSKGFGFVCFSSPEEATKAVTEMNGRIVSTKPLYVALAQRKEERKAILTNQYMQRLATMRALPGPLLGSFQPPAGYFLPPIPQPQTRATFYSPSPVVPVRPATRWSAQPSRPPPAYPAATPILRAAAPPRRLLSNISTMRQASTQVPRVPPQAQRVANIGTQTVSARVPSSPTLPRGAQQYKYSSAVRNIQPMGNVTSVSAQQVGEPAVHVQGQEPLTASMLAAAPPQEQKQMIGERLYPLIHAMHASLAGKITGMLLEIDNSELLLLLESPDSLRSKIEEAVAVLQAHQAAETSHKGSAAAFLQ
- the PABPC1L gene encoding polyadenylate-binding protein 1-like isoform X3; protein product: MNASGPGYPLASLYVGDLHPDVTEAMLYEKFSPAGPIMSIRVCRDVATRRSLGYAYINFQQPADAERALDTMNFEVIKGRPIRIMWSQRDPGLRKSGVGNVFIKNLDDSIDNKALYDTFSAFGNILSCKVVCDENGSRGYGFVHFETHEAATRAIETMNGMLLNDRKVFVGHFKSRKEREAEFGARAMEFTNVYIKNFGDDMDDDRLREIFSKFGKTLSVKVMMDNTGRSKGFGFVNFEKHEEAQKAVADMNGKEINGRMVYVGRAQKRLERQSELKRKFEQIKQERVSRYQGVNLYVKNLDDGIDDERLRKEFSPYGTITSAKVMTEGGHSKGFGFVCFSSPEEATKAVTEMNGRIVSTKPLYVALAQRKEERKAILTNQYMQRLATMRALPGPLLGSFQPPAGYFLPPIPQPT
- the PABPC1L gene encoding polyadenylate-binding protein 1-like isoform X2 — protein: MNASGPGYPLASLYVGDLHPDVTEAMLYEKFSPAGPIMSIRVCRDVATRRSLGYAYINFQQPADAERALDTMNFEVIKGRPIRIMWSQRDPGLRKSGVGNVFIKNLDDSIDNKALYDTFSAFGNILSCKVVCDENGSRGYGFVHFETHEAATRAIETMNGMLLNDRKVFVGHFKSRKEREAEFGARAMEFTNVYIKNFGDDMDDDRLREIFSKFGKTLSVKVMMDNTGRSKGFGFVNFEKHEEAQKAVADMNGKEINGRMVYVGRAQKRLERQSELKRKFEQIKQERVSRYQGVNLYVKNLDDGIDDERLRKEFSPYGTITSAKVMTEGGHSKGFGFVCFSSPEEATKAVTEMNGRIVSTKPLYVALAQRKEERKAILTNQYMQRLATMRALPGPLLGSFQPPAGYFLPPIPQQRILQLPRS